The Methanocella arvoryzae MRE50 genome includes a region encoding these proteins:
- the nifH gene encoding nitrogenase iron protein: MRQVAIYGKGGIGKSTTTQNTVAALAESGKKVMVVGCDPKADSTRLLLHGLNQKTVLDTLRDEGDDIELESILKTGFGETRCVESGGPEPGVGCAGRGIITSINMLEQLGAYTDDLDYVFYDVLGDVVCGGFAMPIREGKAREIYIVASGELMALYAANNIAKGIKKYAETGGVRLGGIICNSRKADNEYALVKAVAEEIGTQMIHFVPRDNIVQRAEINKMTVIDFDPAANQANEYRKLAKAIDENQMFVVPKPMTQDRLEELMMKHGFLDAV; the protein is encoded by the coding sequence ATGCGACAAGTGGCAATTTACGGAAAAGGCGGCATAGGCAAGTCTACCACGACGCAGAATACGGTAGCTGCGCTGGCCGAGTCGGGCAAGAAGGTCATGGTCGTAGGCTGCGACCCGAAAGCCGATTCCACCAGGCTGCTGCTCCACGGGCTGAACCAGAAGACGGTGCTGGACACCCTGCGGGACGAGGGCGACGACATAGAGCTCGAGTCCATCCTCAAGACGGGCTTCGGCGAAACCCGGTGTGTGGAGTCGGGCGGCCCCGAGCCGGGAGTGGGCTGCGCTGGCCGTGGCATCATCACCTCGATCAACATGCTGGAGCAGCTCGGCGCTTACACCGACGACCTGGACTACGTCTTCTACGATGTGCTGGGCGACGTCGTCTGCGGTGGTTTCGCGATGCCCATTCGCGAGGGTAAGGCCCGGGAGATCTACATCGTGGCGTCGGGCGAGCTGATGGCCCTCTACGCGGCGAACAACATCGCCAAAGGCATAAAGAAGTACGCCGAGACCGGCGGAGTCAGGCTGGGCGGCATCATCTGCAACAGCAGGAAGGCGGACAACGAGTACGCCCTGGTCAAGGCGGTCGCCGAAGAGATAGGCACCCAGATGATCCACTTCGTCCCGAGGGACAACATCGTCCAGCGGGCGGAGATCAACAAGATGACGGTCATCGACTTCGACCCCGCTGCAAACCAGGCGAACGAGTACCGGAAGCTCGCGAAGGCGATCGACGAGAACCAGATGTTCGTCGTCCCGAAGCCCATGACCCAGGACAGGCTGGAGGAGCTGATGATGAAACACGGGTTCCTGGACGCGGTGTGA
- a CDS encoding nitroreductase family protein: MPDTIDWEAAINTRRSVRSYEPRPVEAKTMSDLREFAQSGMQIPFEHSVKVRFFKAPPGSRLYALKMAPPDNVAFMAKTDVKSISAAGFVGEMVILYATALGLATCWYGHYSMAELERLLPHLGEAAAQPQPKWGYGSGVVPGERAICISPVGYWEKGGIRLADRLTGAFISYKRKPVGELLEGGVKEEDLPREIAYAIDLARKAPSAANSQHWRFTVSPDFKTVTIAMPAGYRHLKWEHPDVDIGICACHFWLGLGLQNVGCRVSPGEEEGRAVWRFEL, encoded by the coding sequence ATGCCTGATACCATCGACTGGGAAGCTGCTATTAATACCCGCAGGTCTGTCCGGAGCTACGAGCCGCGTCCGGTGGAAGCGAAGACGATGTCCGACCTCCGGGAATTTGCTCAGTCAGGCATGCAGATCCCCTTCGAGCACAGTGTCAAAGTACGCTTTTTCAAAGCTCCGCCGGGCAGCCGGCTCTACGCCCTGAAAATGGCGCCTCCCGACAACGTGGCGTTTATGGCGAAGACTGATGTAAAGTCAATATCTGCGGCCGGTTTCGTCGGGGAAATGGTGATCCTCTACGCTACTGCTCTCGGGCTGGCCACCTGCTGGTACGGCCACTACTCGATGGCTGAGCTGGAGCGGCTGCTGCCCCACCTCGGAGAAGCCGCGGCGCAGCCTCAGCCTAAATGGGGCTACGGCAGTGGCGTGGTGCCTGGCGAGCGAGCCATCTGCATTTCGCCGGTAGGGTACTGGGAGAAGGGGGGCATCAGGCTGGCGGACCGGTTGACCGGGGCATTCATCAGCTACAAGCGCAAGCCTGTCGGAGAACTGCTGGAGGGAGGCGTTAAAGAAGAAGACCTGCCCCGGGAAATTGCTTACGCGATCGACCTCGCCCGGAAAGCCCCTTCGGCCGCCAACAGCCAGCACTGGCGCTTTACTGTTTCGCCGGACTTCAAGACCGTGACCATCGCCATGCCTGCAGGCTACAGGCACCTCAAGTGGGAGCACCCCGACGTAGACATCGGCATATGTGCCTGCCACTTCTGGCTGGGGCTGGGGCTGCAGAACGTGGGCTGCAGGGTCTCGCCCGGCGAAGAAGAGGGCCGGGCAGTGTGGCGGTTCGAGCTATAG
- a CDS encoding S1C family serine protease — protein sequence MQIIEKSSPCVVNINTVMLMQDAYMNVTPQQGMGSGIVIDPKGYILTNNHIVENTHSMVVSTFDGTRFEGKLVGTDPMSDVAVVKVDPGKKKLKAAKLGDSDKIRVGQISIAIGNPFGFMLRGPTVTVGVISALNRTIQADRGVFENLIQTDAHINPGNSGGPLFNKAGEVIGMNSANIPFAQGIGFSIPINTAMHIARELIEHGKVVRPWLGILGLGITKELADYYNLSASEGILVTRAFANSPAGQQRITANDIILSVDGQKVTDMSQLASYVRKKKIGDVITLIIRRGNLEGPVSVRLAETPTM from the coding sequence GTGCAGATCATCGAGAAATCCAGCCCCTGCGTGGTGAACATCAATACTGTGATGCTGATGCAGGACGCCTATATGAACGTCACCCCCCAGCAGGGCATGGGCTCGGGTATAGTGATCGATCCGAAGGGCTACATCCTGACTAATAACCACATAGTAGAGAACACCCACAGTATGGTGGTGAGCACCTTCGACGGCACGAGATTCGAGGGCAAGCTGGTCGGCACCGACCCGATGTCGGACGTGGCGGTTGTCAAGGTGGACCCGGGCAAGAAGAAGCTCAAGGCGGCGAAGCTGGGCGACTCGGACAAGATCCGTGTCGGCCAGATCTCCATCGCCATCGGCAACCCGTTCGGCTTCATGCTCCGGGGGCCGACCGTGACGGTGGGAGTGATCAGCGCGCTCAACCGCACCATCCAGGCCGACAGGGGCGTCTTCGAGAATCTCATACAGACCGACGCCCACATCAACCCGGGCAACAGCGGCGGGCCGCTATTTAATAAGGCGGGGGAAGTCATCGGCATGAACTCCGCGAACATTCCGTTCGCCCAGGGCATCGGCTTCTCCATCCCCATCAATACGGCGATGCACATCGCCAGAGAATTGATCGAGCACGGCAAGGTCGTCCGACCCTGGCTGGGCATCCTGGGTTTGGGGATTACGAAAGAGCTGGCCGACTATTATAACCTGAGCGCCAGCGAAGGTATCCTCGTCACCCGGGCGTTCGCCAACAGCCCGGCAGGGCAGCAGCGCATCACTGCCAACGACATCATCCTGAGCGTCGACGGCCAGAAGGTGACTGACATGTCCCAGCTGGCCTCCTACGTGAGGAAAAAGAAGATCGGCGACGTGATCACCCTGATCATCAGGCGTGGCAACCTTGAAGGCCCCGTCAGCGTGAGACTGGCCGAGACGCCCACAATGTAA
- a CDS encoding nitrogenase component 1, translated as MLECIPTRKVEHTAGKINPAKTCQPIGAMYAALGIHGCLPHSHGSQGCCAYHRMGLTRHFRDPILASSSSFTEGASVFGGGANLKTSIRNVFKIYNPEIMAVHTTCLSETIGDDIPTIIRQAEIPEGKIVIHANTPSYAGSHITGFSNMTKAMVTYLAEADGQPKKNRVNILPGWVNPGDMREIKRLVADLGVEMIMFPDTSDVVDTPLTGKYEMYPEGGATVAQIRDSGNSRLTLALGAWSSEAAGAELQEKCGVPCVPLHIPIGLKATDDFIMALKKEFGIAVPHSLTVERGQVVDTLIDTHFHYQGKKVAVVGDPDMVIPLTEFLLTMGMIPVYVMTGTPGSRFETEIRAMLEQAGIKDSDDKVVVKAEGDLFELHKWIKDNPVDLLIGNTHCKYIARAEDVPMVRVGFPIFDRAVHYLMPIVGYRGCLRLIELISNALLERRDRDAKDEDYELIL; from the coding sequence ATGCTTGAGTGTATCCCCACCAGAAAAGTCGAACATACCGCCGGCAAGATTAATCCGGCCAAAACCTGCCAGCCCATAGGCGCCATGTACGCCGCGCTCGGCATACACGGATGCCTGCCCCACAGCCACGGCTCACAGGGCTGCTGCGCGTACCACCGGATGGGCCTGACCAGGCACTTCCGCGATCCGATCCTGGCGAGCTCGAGCTCCTTCACTGAAGGGGCTTCGGTCTTCGGCGGCGGCGCTAACCTCAAGACCTCGATCAGGAACGTGTTCAAGATCTACAACCCGGAAATCATGGCGGTCCACACCACCTGCCTCAGCGAGACGATCGGCGACGACATCCCGACCATCATCAGGCAGGCAGAAATACCCGAAGGGAAGATCGTCATCCACGCCAACACCCCCAGCTATGCCGGATCCCACATCACCGGGTTCTCGAACATGACAAAGGCGATGGTCACCTACCTCGCCGAGGCAGACGGCCAGCCGAAGAAGAATAGAGTCAACATCCTGCCAGGCTGGGTCAACCCCGGCGACATGCGAGAAATCAAGCGCCTGGTAGCAGACCTCGGGGTAGAGATGATCATGTTCCCCGATACGTCTGACGTAGTCGACACGCCCCTGACCGGGAAGTACGAGATGTACCCCGAAGGCGGCGCCACTGTGGCCCAGATCAGGGACTCGGGTAACTCGAGGCTGACACTGGCACTGGGCGCCTGGTCATCCGAAGCCGCCGGTGCGGAGCTGCAGGAAAAATGCGGCGTCCCCTGCGTGCCGCTGCACATTCCGATTGGCCTGAAGGCGACTGACGATTTCATCATGGCCCTGAAGAAAGAGTTCGGCATCGCCGTACCGCACTCGCTCACCGTCGAACGGGGCCAGGTCGTCGATACCCTGATCGACACTCACTTCCACTACCAGGGGAAGAAGGTGGCAGTCGTCGGCGACCCGGACATGGTGATCCCGCTGACCGAATTCCTGCTGACCATGGGCATGATCCCGGTATACGTCATGACTGGCACCCCCGGCTCGAGGTTCGAGACCGAAATCAGGGCGATGCTGGAACAGGCGGGCATCAAGGACAGTGACGACAAAGTCGTCGTCAAGGCAGAGGGTGATCTGTTCGAGCTGCACAAGTGGATCAAGGATAACCCCGTCGATCTGCTGATCGGCAACACCCACTGCAAGTACATTGCCAGGGCGGAGGACGTGCCCATGGTGAGAGTCGGGTTCCCGATCTTCGACAGAGCGGTGCACTACCTGATGCCCATCGTGGGCTACAGGGGCTGCCTGCGCCTGATCGAGCTGATCAGCAACGCTCTGCTGGAGAGAAGGGACAGAGACGCTAAAGACGAAGATTACGAGCTGATCCTCTGA
- a CDS encoding 2Fe-2S ferredoxin — protein MQKPSRHIFICTSSRHTGQQKGFCHSKAGVEVLQKFMEEIEMRELGGEVFVNNTGCFGICEKGPIVVVYPDNVWYKSVTSDDVTEIIESHIEGGKVVDRLAF, from the coding sequence ATGCAGAAACCATCCAGACACATATTCATATGTACAAGTTCCAGACACACAGGCCAGCAGAAAGGCTTCTGCCACTCGAAAGCCGGTGTAGAAGTCTTGCAGAAGTTCATGGAAGAGATCGAGATGCGGGAACTGGGCGGCGAAGTGTTCGTCAACAACACAGGCTGCTTCGGCATCTGCGAGAAAGGGCCGATAGTGGTCGTGTACCCGGATAACGTCTGGTATAAGTCGGTCACGTCCGATGACGTGACAGAGATCATAGAATCGCACATCGAAGGCGGCAAAGTAGTCGATCGTCTGGCATTTTAG
- a CDS encoding P-II family nitrogen regulator: MKEIIAIVRMNRTGATKKALIEAGVAGFMAVKVEGRGKLVADPALIEKRKAQLMSMSFDDVTEAGATEKLVTDFLDGTRLFPRRLFTVLAHDEDVPRIVEAIMRANRTDCKVGDGKIFVMPMHDAVRVRTGEAGEAAIW, encoded by the coding sequence ATGAAAGAGATCATAGCGATCGTGCGGATGAACAGGACGGGCGCGACCAAGAAAGCGCTGATCGAGGCGGGCGTGGCCGGCTTCATGGCGGTGAAGGTAGAGGGCAGAGGCAAGCTGGTGGCTGACCCGGCGCTCATCGAGAAGCGGAAGGCCCAGCTCATGTCCATGAGCTTCGACGACGTCACGGAGGCCGGGGCCACCGAAAAGCTGGTGACCGACTTCCTGGACGGGACCAGGCTGTTCCCCAGGCGGCTGTTCACCGTGCTGGCGCACGACGAGGACGTGCCCAGGATCGTGGAAGCCATCATGAGAGCGAACAGGACCGACTGCAAAGTAGGAGACGGCAAGATCTTCGTCATGCCCATGCACGATGCGGTAAGAGTCCGCACCGGCGAGGCAGGCGAAGCAGCCATATGGTAG
- a CDS encoding class I SAM-dependent methyltransferase → MDEIPSIGLTESQMRALDSSWRGWFLKNQEIRIMRKMLRNAGISLEGKVIMDAGCGSGLGTKYLLEALAPSKMIAFDYMPEQIALAKTKGLPVDFYVGDMRRLDLPDNCLDACFAITVLHHIPDWPKAVKEAARLLRKGGIFVVEEPQEDTFGWAKFEAAVKANGFEILDMRYSVPFVMRSYLCRKL, encoded by the coding sequence ATGGATGAAATACCGTCGATAGGGCTCACCGAGAGCCAGATGAGGGCACTGGACAGTTCCTGGAGGGGCTGGTTCCTGAAAAACCAGGAAATAAGAATCATGCGCAAGATGCTGCGGAATGCCGGCATCAGCCTGGAAGGCAAAGTGATCATGGATGCCGGATGCGGGTCCGGCCTCGGCACGAAATACCTGCTGGAAGCACTCGCCCCTTCGAAAATGATCGCTTTTGACTACATGCCCGAGCAGATCGCGCTGGCGAAAACCAAAGGCCTGCCAGTGGACTTCTACGTGGGCGATATGCGCCGGCTCGATCTACCGGATAATTGCCTTGATGCCTGCTTTGCAATCACTGTCCTACATCACATCCCGGACTGGCCGAAAGCGGTGAAAGAGGCTGCGCGTTTGCTCCGCAAGGGTGGGATCTTCGTGGTCGAGGAGCCTCAGGAAGATACCTTCGGGTGGGCGAAGTTTGAGGCTGCGGTGAAGGCTAATGGATTTGAGATACTGGATATGCGGTATAGTGTGCCCTTCGTGATGCGCAGCTACCTCTGCCGGAAGCTATAA
- the nifE gene encoding nitrogenase iron-molybdenum cofactor biosynthesis protein NifE, with the protein MDCTVSPAPEALIEERQGSIQTKGKSKGHISCTSDSLAGAVSQRACVYCGARVVLNPVTDAVHLVHGPIGCATYTWDIRGSLSSGPEMYRNSFSTDMKERDIIFGGEQKLAACIDEIVAKHNPPAVFVYSTCVVGVIGDDLISVCKEATLRHGIDVIPVESSGFKSGNKVVGYRAAAEALMKLIKPAEGHVIEPTKKLNFLGEYNLGGEMWVVKKYLREMGIELNVAFTGDSTVAALKQAPGACLNLVQCTGSMHYVASQMEKVYGIPYMDVNFFGAENTADSLRKIAAFYGDEEIMRRTEALVERELSRIRPDIERYRKKLAGKRAAIYVGGAYKAAALIRQLKELGVEIVVTGTQTGKKEEYENLSSLLSNGAILVDDANPAEIEKFLREMKVDVMAGGVKERVLAYKLGVGFIDHNHDRKECLAGFEGAVNFAREVYTTACSPVWKHLKTPREVSL; encoded by the coding sequence ATGGACTGTACGGTGTCGCCGGCCCCCGAAGCGCTGATCGAGGAACGCCAGGGCTCTATCCAGACAAAAGGCAAGAGCAAGGGCCACATCAGCTGCACCAGCGACAGCCTCGCCGGAGCAGTCAGCCAGCGGGCCTGCGTCTACTGCGGAGCGAGGGTAGTCCTGAACCCCGTGACGGACGCGGTCCACCTCGTGCACGGCCCCATCGGCTGTGCCACGTATACGTGGGACATCAGGGGAAGCCTGTCCAGCGGCCCGGAGATGTACAGGAACAGCTTCTCGACTGACATGAAGGAGCGAGACATCATCTTCGGGGGCGAGCAGAAGCTGGCGGCCTGCATCGATGAGATCGTGGCAAAGCACAATCCTCCGGCAGTATTCGTATATTCCACGTGCGTCGTCGGCGTCATAGGCGACGACCTCATCTCCGTGTGTAAAGAAGCCACTCTGCGCCACGGCATAGACGTCATACCTGTGGAGTCGAGCGGCTTCAAGTCGGGTAACAAGGTCGTAGGTTACCGGGCTGCTGCCGAAGCCCTGATGAAGCTGATCAAGCCCGCCGAAGGCCATGTTATAGAGCCGACAAAGAAACTGAACTTCCTTGGCGAGTACAACCTGGGCGGGGAGATGTGGGTGGTGAAAAAGTACCTGCGGGAGATGGGCATCGAGCTCAACGTCGCCTTCACCGGCGACTCGACTGTCGCCGCTCTTAAACAGGCCCCGGGCGCCTGCCTGAACCTGGTGCAATGCACCGGTTCCATGCACTACGTGGCAAGCCAGATGGAGAAGGTGTACGGCATCCCGTACATGGACGTGAACTTCTTCGGAGCGGAGAACACCGCTGATTCGCTGCGTAAGATCGCCGCCTTTTATGGCGATGAAGAGATCATGCGCCGGACCGAAGCGCTCGTCGAGCGCGAGCTGTCGAGAATCAGGCCTGACATAGAGCGTTATCGTAAAAAACTGGCCGGAAAAAGGGCGGCGATCTACGTGGGCGGCGCTTACAAGGCCGCAGCCCTCATCCGCCAGCTGAAGGAGCTCGGCGTGGAGATAGTCGTCACCGGGACGCAGACAGGAAAGAAAGAGGAGTACGAGAACCTCAGCAGCCTCCTCTCGAATGGCGCCATCCTCGTCGACGATGCCAACCCCGCGGAGATCGAGAAGTTCCTCCGGGAGATGAAGGTCGACGTCATGGCGGGCGGAGTCAAAGAGAGAGTGCTCGCCTACAAGCTCGGCGTCGGGTTCATCGACCACAACCACGACCGGAAAGAGTGCCTGGCCGGGTTCGAGGGGGCCGTCAACTTCGCCAGAGAAGTCTATACGACGGCCTGCTCCCCGGTCTGGAAACACCTTAAGACGCCCCGGGAGGTGTCCCTGTGA
- the nifD gene encoding nitrogenase molybdenum-iron protein alpha chain yields the protein MAITDKKLEDLLATYPDIVRKNRKKHILIKNSGEACQQIEANTRTIPGIISQRGCCFAGCKGVVVGPIKDMVHIVHGPVGCAYYSWGTRRNKAKADDTTPRENIYSTLCFTTDMQEPDIVFGGEKKLAKMIDEVVEMFHPRAISISATCPIGLIGDDIGAVAKAAQERHGIQVVAFNCEGYKGVSQSAGHHIANNNLMEHVIGKGAQRKPGSYVINLLGEYNIGGDGWELERILQEIGYTVNCVLTGDSSYVDIRGLHLADLNLVQCHRSINYIAEMMETKYGMPWLKVNFIGVDATAKSLREIAQCFGDEALVQKTEEVIAREMAIVKPVMEHYRKLLQGKTAFGFVGGSRSHHYQYLLRDLGMEMIVAGYEFAHRDDYEGRQVIPTIKSDADSKNIPELHLEPDKERYQEANVYLNMSKEQFEELKKKVPLSYYEGMNTSMKDGEVIIDDINHHEFERLVRELKPDLILTGVRDKYIAHKLGVPSRQLHSYDYTGPYAGFNGAMTFAKEVANAVSTPAWKLVTAPWEQEEIKE from the coding sequence ATGGCTATCACAGACAAGAAACTCGAGGACCTGCTGGCGACTTACCCCGATATCGTCAGGAAGAACCGGAAGAAGCATATCCTGATCAAGAACTCTGGCGAAGCCTGCCAGCAGATCGAGGCCAACACCAGAACCATACCCGGTATCATCTCCCAGCGAGGCTGCTGTTTTGCAGGCTGTAAAGGCGTGGTGGTCGGGCCGATCAAGGACATGGTCCACATCGTCCACGGCCCGGTAGGCTGCGCGTACTACTCGTGGGGCACCCGGAGGAACAAGGCGAAGGCGGACGACACTACGCCCAGGGAGAACATCTACTCCACCCTCTGCTTCACCACTGACATGCAGGAGCCGGACATCGTGTTCGGCGGGGAGAAGAAGCTGGCGAAGATGATCGACGAAGTGGTCGAGATGTTCCACCCGAGGGCCATCTCCATCAGCGCCACCTGCCCGATAGGATTGATAGGCGACGATATCGGCGCCGTGGCAAAGGCCGCACAGGAGCGGCACGGCATCCAGGTGGTGGCCTTCAACTGCGAAGGCTACAAGGGTGTCAGCCAGTCTGCCGGCCACCATATAGCCAACAACAACCTCATGGAGCACGTGATCGGCAAAGGCGCCCAGCGAAAGCCCGGGAGCTACGTCATCAACCTGCTCGGAGAGTACAACATCGGAGGCGACGGCTGGGAGCTGGAGCGCATACTGCAAGAGATCGGCTACACCGTGAACTGCGTGCTGACCGGCGACAGCAGCTACGTGGATATCAGGGGTCTCCATTTAGCGGACCTGAACCTGGTCCAGTGCCACCGCTCTATAAACTACATCGCGGAGATGATGGAGACTAAGTACGGCATGCCGTGGCTGAAGGTCAACTTCATCGGGGTGGATGCGACCGCAAAATCCCTCAGAGAGATAGCCCAGTGCTTCGGGGACGAGGCGCTTGTACAGAAGACCGAGGAAGTCATCGCCAGAGAGATGGCCATAGTGAAGCCCGTAATGGAGCACTACCGCAAGCTGCTCCAGGGCAAGACTGCCTTCGGGTTCGTCGGAGGCTCGAGGAGCCACCACTACCAGTACCTGCTCCGCGATTTAGGCATGGAGATGATCGTGGCGGGGTACGAGTTCGCCCACCGGGACGACTATGAAGGCCGGCAGGTCATCCCCACGATCAAGAGCGACGCGGACTCCAAAAACATCCCGGAACTGCATTTAGAGCCGGACAAGGAGCGTTACCAGGAGGCGAACGTCTACCTGAACATGTCGAAGGAGCAGTTCGAGGAGCTGAAGAAAAAGGTCCCTCTCAGCTACTACGAGGGCATGAACACGTCCATGAAGGACGGAGAGGTCATCATCGACGACATCAACCACCACGAGTTCGAACGTCTCGTCCGGGAGCTGAAGCCGGACTTAATACTTACGGGTGTCAGAGACAAGTACATCGCCCACAAGCTCGGCGTCCCGTCGAGACAGCTGCACTCGTACGACTACACCGGCCCATACGCAGGCTTCAACGGTGCGATGACCTTCGCGAAAGAGGTAGCGAACGCGGTGTCGACGCCGGCGTGGAAGCTGGTGACGGCCCCGTGGGAACAAGAAGAGATAAAGGAGTGA
- a CDS encoding nitrogenase component 1 yields MTDKVRMVNENQCQTCMPLGGVIAFKGVEGAMALVHGSQGCSTYMRLASVEHYNEPIDIASSSLNEKQTIHGGEGNLRKALDNVLRIYQPAVLGVVTTCLTETIGEDIQRMIKGYVDQRSIVDQRSVVERGLKGVDIIPVNTPSYAGSQSEGFWAAVRAIVEYFARPAEKHGGINVIVPHISPADIREIKRILDLAGIEYTLLPDYSMTLDRPYGGQYTRIAPGGTRTADIARMAGARATIQFGLTCPEELSPGRYLQQEYGVPLINLPLPIGLENTDRFVETLSQLTGMPLPETLVVERGWLLDAMADTHKYNAEGRPVIYGEPELVYAFASVCAENGAYPAVVATGTRSSRLTARLKLLLAEADRQCVLLEETDFTAIESAAVSTAANIAVGHSGGKFLTERRGIPVVRMGFPIHDRIGGQRILSAGYAGTLAFLDRFTNALLEQKYASYRQLKREQLLDPISIEGDQ; encoded by the coding sequence GTGACCGACAAAGTGAGAATGGTCAACGAGAACCAGTGCCAGACGTGCATGCCGCTGGGCGGGGTGATAGCCTTCAAAGGCGTGGAGGGCGCCATGGCGCTGGTCCACGGTTCACAGGGCTGCAGCACCTACATGCGGCTGGCCAGCGTGGAGCACTACAACGAGCCGATCGACATCGCCTCTTCCTCGCTGAACGAGAAGCAGACGATCCACGGCGGCGAGGGAAACCTGCGGAAAGCCCTGGATAACGTTCTGAGGATATACCAGCCCGCGGTCCTCGGAGTAGTCACCACCTGCCTCACGGAGACGATCGGGGAGGACATACAGCGGATGATCAAAGGGTATGTCGACCAAAGGTCGATTGTCGACCAGAGGTCGGTTGTCGAGCGAGGCCTGAAAGGCGTGGACATCATACCGGTGAACACTCCCAGCTACGCCGGCAGCCAGTCGGAAGGGTTCTGGGCGGCCGTCAGGGCGATCGTCGAGTACTTTGCCAGGCCAGCTGAAAAGCACGGCGGTATTAACGTAATAGTACCGCACATCAGCCCCGCCGACATCCGGGAGATCAAGCGTATCCTGGACCTGGCGGGCATCGAGTACACGCTGCTGCCCGACTACTCCATGACGCTGGACCGCCCGTACGGGGGGCAGTACACCAGGATCGCCCCGGGAGGGACTCGCACTGCGGACATCGCCCGGATGGCCGGCGCCAGGGCCACCATCCAGTTCGGGCTGACCTGCCCGGAGGAGCTGTCGCCCGGACGGTACTTGCAGCAGGAGTACGGTGTACCATTGATCAATTTACCGCTGCCGATCGGCCTCGAAAACACCGACCGGTTCGTCGAAACGCTCAGTCAGCTCACCGGCATGCCTCTGCCCGAAACACTGGTCGTAGAGAGGGGCTGGCTGCTCGACGCCATGGCCGACACCCACAAATACAACGCCGAAGGCAGGCCGGTCATCTACGGCGAGCCCGAGCTGGTCTACGCCTTTGCCAGCGTATGCGCCGAAAACGGGGCTTACCCCGCAGTCGTCGCCACCGGCACCCGCAGCAGCCGGCTAACCGCCCGGCTAAAGCTGCTGCTGGCAGAAGCAGACAGACAATGTGTGCTTCTGGAAGAGACCGACTTCACGGCCATAGAATCTGCGGCAGTATCGACTGCCGCTAACATCGCCGTCGGCCACTCCGGCGGGAAGTTCCTGACCGAGCGGCGGGGCATCCCGGTGGTGAGGATGGGATTCCCCATCCACGACCGGATCGGTGGACAACGGATACTCTCGGCAGGCTACGCCGGCACGCTGGCGTTCCTCGACAGGTTCACGAACGCGCTGCTAGAGCAGAAATACGCCTCGTACAGGCAGCTGAAAAGAGAACAGCTCCTGGATCCTATTTCAATTGAAGGAGACCAGTAA
- a CDS encoding P-II family nitrogen regulator, protein MLLIRSIVRPDKKGVVLAELSKAGFHAATVVDVVGRGKQKGIKMGSMVYDEIPKTLIMIAIEDKDKDAVIGTILKSARTGDNGAFGDGKIFVSQVDDAYTISSGLKGL, encoded by the coding sequence ATGTTACTGATCAGATCAATCGTCCGGCCGGACAAGAAAGGCGTCGTCCTGGCAGAGCTGTCGAAAGCCGGCTTCCACGCCGCAACCGTGGTAGACGTGGTAGGCAGAGGCAAACAGAAGGGCATCAAGATGGGTAGCATGGTCTACGACGAGATCCCCAAGACCCTCATCATGATCGCCATCGAGGACAAGGACAAGGACGCCGTGATCGGCACAATCCTGAAGAGCGCCAGAACCGGGGACAACGGAGCCTTCGGCGACGGCAAGATCTTCGTGAGCCAGGTCGACGATGCCTACACCATCTCGAGCGGCCTGAAAGGCCTGTAA
- a CDS encoding TetR/AcrR family transcriptional regulator, with protein MARKFSDEDRAEVRRKIMHEGRTLFARYGVKKTTIDDIARAAEIGKGTVYLFFPSKEELVFELIREEYQAYGVLVDRLAQLPEVTPADVREALRELFMMLGRSPLLQTLYDSGESDEISRILSKEKQSEHKQDEECFFNELFEVLRIKGYSPKHGPEVIRGLFNVVWLAVMNKERIYADTPVVEELLLDMLCREITGR; from the coding sequence ATGGCCAGAAAATTTTCGGATGAAGATCGTGCGGAAGTCCGCCGGAAGATCATGCATGAGGGCAGGACGCTCTTCGCCCGGTACGGGGTGAAGAAGACCACCATCGATGACATAGCCCGGGCGGCGGAGATCGGCAAGGGGACCGTCTATCTTTTCTTTCCTTCGAAAGAGGAACTGGTCTTCGAGCTGATCCGGGAGGAATACCAGGCCTACGGTGTTTTGGTCGACAGGCTGGCGCAGCTGCCCGAGGTGACACCGGCAGATGTCCGGGAGGCGCTGCGCGAGCTGTTCATGATGCTCGGCCGGAGCCCGCTGCTGCAGACTTTGTACGACTCCGGGGAGAGCGACGAAATCAGCCGCATCCTCTCGAAGGAGAAGCAGAGTGAGCACAAGCAGGATGAGGAGTGCTTTTTCAACGAGCTGTTCGAAGTTTTGAGGATTAAGGGATACTCTCCCAAACATGGGCCGGAAGTAATCCGCGGGCTGTTCAACGTGGTCTGGCTGGCGGTCATGAACAAGGAGCGGATATACGCTGATACTCCGGTTGTTGAAGAGCTGCTATTAGACATGCTGTGCAGGGAGATAACTGGCCGGTGA